A genomic region of Antennarius striatus isolate MH-2024 chromosome 2, ASM4005453v1, whole genome shotgun sequence contains the following coding sequences:
- the itih6 gene encoding inter-alpha-trypsin inhibitor heavy chain H6 isoform X2, producing MDRMNFTLRCFLIFISLYLREGLSVENDANLGSQRAKRQSRPTKPALKVTEYHVRCSVVSRYAVTTVQSSVWNQLPITKEAAFEVDLPSSAFISNFTITSSGKVYVAQVKERAAARKIYDAAKKQGRTAGLVATKEREIEKFRVAVSVPSGARLLFSLTYEELLPRRLGRYELVLGLRPGQPVQNLTLDVSITERTGFSFIKVLPLKTSRLLTGTAQGDTDVPASTHLEQSADCARIRYSPTLQQQNSISSKGLNADFIIQYDVELRDLIGEVQVQDGYFVHYFAPRGLPVVPKDVIFVIDVSGSMIGTKIKQTKQAMSTILGDLREGDHFNIITFSDKVHTWRKGRTVRATRQNVRDAKDYVKRIIAEGWTNINAALLSAAQLVNPPSSSSHLQSRRVPLVIFLTDGEATIGVTAGDTILSNAKRALGAASLFGLAFGDDADFLLLKRLALDNRGVARMVYEDADAALQLKGFYDEVASPLLSDIQLSYLDDQAFDITCSLFPNYFQGSELVVAGKVKPGVKDLKVSMSAIDAKQHVKLENDVLISQTEGNEIEESPDCSAGLEGIVSFVHRLWAYYTIKELLLAKMNTTDPATQRLLAEKATNLSLKYNFVTPVTSLVVVKPDEDGAAQISTTAKPTTITTTATTTAITKIASTVAKKPSSPPNLRPNKTKPDHPQPPPSKKSSQPTSKEKTALSKKTAPTSSPSSVKTAPAPFSASPPAPGKVSTPQPLKTTSSTPATTLTFTTSATPPVSSVRTETPPPPGRPSLTQHSTALPTVKEVAPSQEAENSTSAPDVQQHAVVTALSPFTSTVDDTNSSSEMDSSIATLVSATFAPMPWVTDGPRLWEAAGLLDVSTFIQRKDIDLVKDYDATYDYDYDLTYDAWDDTADTDSFDPPFRLSTVRVFSSSVDGDPHFVVQLPKLHQNLCFTVDGRANDVVRLLEDPERGIIVDGRLMGAPSKLGAGDRSRTYFDLLTISSSSPGGSVDIMITLSLDDAVVEGEGRDTLPINQQGSVRRKGVAVTVDDHQSCWIELDHDVRFLALFHQYKHPSYLQKAHLGFYIIDGRGLSTSTQGLLGQFQHSDISVTAVKDHQDGVANQEASSSRGILRWGSKHMSVTLQDKMLKDTTQKRHTGKCWVVPKAEVERLLGHPYQSYVVDHVEF from the exons ATGGATAGGATGAACTTCACACTTCGCTGCTTTCTTATTTTCATCTCTTTGTATCTGCGAGAGGGATTATCGGTGGAGAATGACGCGAATCTTGGTTCACAG AGAGCAAAACGTCAAAGCAGACCAACAAAACCAGCG CTGAAGGTGACAGAGTACCATGTGAGGTGTTCGGTGGTGTCCCGCTACGCTGTGACAACAGTCCAGAGCTCGGTGTGGAACCAGCTCCCCATCACCAAGGAGGCTGCCTTTGAGGTGGATCTGCCCTCATCTGCGTTCATCTCCAACTTCACCAT CACGTCCAGCGGCAAGGTGtacgtggcccaggtgaaggaaaGAGCTGCTGCCAGGAAAATTTACGACGCTGCGAAGAAGCAAGGAAGAACGGCCGGACTTGTTGCTACCAA ggagagagagattgagaAGTTTCGTGTAGCGGTGAGCGTCCCATCAGGAGCTCGGTTGCTGTTCTCCTTGACATACGAGGAGCTGTTACCACGACGACTTGGCCGCTACGAGCTTGTTCTGGGTCTGAGGCCCGGACAACCTGTGCAGAACCTCACGCTAGATGTCAGTATAACAGAGAGGACTGGCTTCAGTTTCATCAAAGTCCTTCCTCTCAAGACCAGCCGGCTCCTCACTGGCACAGCTCAAG GCGACACAGATGTCCCCGCCTCCACTCACCTGGAGCAGAGCGCCGATTGTGCTCGGATTCGCTACAGTCCTACTTTACAGCAGCAGAACAGCATCTCCTCCAAAGGTCTAAACGCGGACTTCATCATCCAGTATGACGTCGAACTGAGAGACCTGATCGGGGAAGTCCAG GTGCAGGATGGGTACTTCGTACATTACTTTGCACCCAGGGGACTTCCTGTGGTTCCCAAGGATGTTATCTTTGTCATCGATGTCAGCGGATCGATGATTGGCACCAAGATAAAACAG ACCAAACAGGCCATGAGCACCATTCTGGGGGACCTGAGAGAGGGAGACCACTTCAACATCATCACCTTCTCAGACAAGGTTCACACCTGGAGGAAAGGACGGACGGTACGGGCGACTCGGCAGAACGTCCGAGATGCCAAAGACTACGTGAAGAGGATCATTGCAGAAGGAT GGACCAACATCAACGCGGCTCTGCTTTCAGCCGCCCAGCTCGTCAATCCTCCGTCCTCTTCCAGCCACCTCCAATCCCGTCGGGTTCCTCTGGTGATCTTCCTCACCGATGGGGAGGCAACCATCGGCGTAACCGCTGGGGACACCATACTCAGTAATGCCAAGAGGGCTTTGGGTGCCGCCTCTCTGTTCGGCCTTGCCTTCGGAGATGATGCGGACTTCCTCCTTTTGAAGCGGCTCGCTCTGGATAACCGAGGTGTGGCTAGGATGGTGTACGAGGATGCAGATGCAGCCCTGCAGCTGAAGGGCTTCTATGATGAAGTGGCCAGTCCCCTGCTATCAGACATCCAGTTGTCTTACCTAGACGATCAGGCTTTTGACATCACTTGTTCCCTTTTCCCAAACTACTTCCAAGGCTCCGAATTGGTGGTGGCCGGAAAGGTCAAACCAGGGGTCAAAGATTTGAAGGTGTCCATGTCTGCCATTGATGCAAAGCAACACGTCAAATTGGAGAATGACGTGTTGATATCGCAAACGGAGGGGAATGAGATTGAGGAGTCACCGGATTGTTCAGCAGGCCTGGAAGGAATCGTTAGCTTTGTGCACCGTCTCTGGGCGTATTACACCATCAAAGAGCTGCTTCTGGCCAAAATGAACACTACTGATCCCGCGACTCAAAGGTTACTGGCAGAAAAAGCCACCAACCTATCCCTCAAATATAACTTTGTAACACCGGTTACTTCTTTAGTTGTGGTGAAACCAGATGAAGATGGAGCAGCACAAATATCAACCACTGCAAAGCCCACCACCATAACCACAACTGCAACGACTACCGCCATCACCAAAATAGCATCTACTGTTGCCAAGAAGCCCAGCTCACCTCCTAACCTCAggccaaacaaaacaaaaccagatcATCCCCAGCCACCACCATCTAAAAAGTCATCACAGCCGACTTCCAAAGAAAAGACGGCGCTTTCCAAGAAAACCGCACCAACCTCGAGTCCGAGCTCTGTCAAAACCGCCCCGGCACCGTTCTCCG CATCACCCCCCGCACCTGGGAAGGTCTCCACCCCCCAGCCCTTGAAAACCACTTCCTCAACACCCGCCACGACATTAACATTCACCACCAGCGCCACACCTCCAGTCTCTTCAGTGAGAACTGAAACTCCACCCCCACCGGGAAGACCATCTCTAACACAGCACAGCACAGCCCTGCCTACCGTCAAAGAGGTTGCGCCCTCCCAAGAGGCAGAAAACAGCACATCTGCCCCAGATGTTCAGCAGCATGCAGTTGTCACTGCTCTGTCTCCGTTCACCTCCACTGTGGACGACACCAACTCAAGCTCAGAGATGGACTCGAGCATTGCCACCTTGGTGTCGGCCACCTTTGCCCCTATGCCCTGGGTAACAGATGGGCCACGGCTGTGGGAAGCAGCAGGACTTCTGG ATGTCTCTACTTTCATTCAGAGAAAAG ATATCGACCTTGTGAAAG ATTATGATGCGACGTACGACTACGACTACGACCTGACCTACGATGCCT GGGATGATACGGCCGACACAGATTCATTTG ATCCTCCATTCAGACTGAGTACTGTACGGGTCTTCTCCTCATCAG TCGATGGAGATCCTCATTTCGTGGTCCAGCTACCAAAGCTGCATCAAAACCTGTGTTTCACCGTAGACGGCAGGGCCAATGACGTCGTCCGACTGTTGGAGGACCCAGAGAGAG GAATCATCGTTGACGGCCGCCTGATGGGGGCTCCTTCCAAACTTGGCGCCGGAGACCGCTCCAGGACTTACTTTGACCTGCTCACCATTTCCTCATCCTCCCCTGGAGGCTCAGTTGACATCATGATCACCCTCTCATTGGACGATGCCgtggtggagggggaggggcgggATACCCTCCCCATTAATCAGCAGGGGTCTGTAAGGAGGAAGGGAGTGGCTGTCACCGTGGATGACCATCAGAGCTGCTGGATTGAGCTGGATCACGACGTACGGTTTCTCGCCCTGTTCCACCAGTATAAACACCCCAGCTATCTGCAGAAAGCTCATCTGGGGTTTTACATCATAGATGGGCGGGGCTTGTCCACTTCAACCCAAGGCTTACTGG GCCAGTTTCAGCATTCCGACATCAGCGTCACCGCGGTGAAGGACCACCAGGATGGAGTCGCTAACCAGGAAGCATCTTCATCCCGGGGCATCTTGAGATGGGGGTCAAAACACATGTCGGTCACCCTCCAAGACAAGATGCTGAAAGACACAACGCAGAAACGCCACACGGGCAAGTGCTGGGTGGTGCCTAAGGCGGAGGTGGAGAGACTACTGGGCCATCCATACCAGAGCTACGTGGTGGATCATGTGGAGTTCTAG
- the itih6 gene encoding inter-alpha-trypsin inhibitor heavy chain H6 isoform X1, which produces MDRMNFTLRCFLIFISLYLREGLSVENDANLGSQRAKRQSRPTKPALKVTEYHVRCSVVSRYAVTTVQSSVWNQLPITKEAAFEVDLPSSAFISNFTITSSGKVYVAQVKERAAARKIYDAAKKQGRTAGLVATKEREIEKFRVAVSVPSGARLLFSLTYEELLPRRLGRYELVLGLRPGQPVQNLTLDVSITERTGFSFIKVLPLKTSRLLTGTAQGDTDVPASTHLEQSADCARIRYSPTLQQQNSISSKGLNADFIIQYDVELRDLIGEVQVQDGYFVHYFAPRGLPVVPKDVIFVIDVSGSMIGTKIKQTKQAMSTILGDLREGDHFNIITFSDKVHTWRKGRTVRATRQNVRDAKDYVKRIIAEGWTNINAALLSAAQLVNPPSSSSHLQSRRVPLVIFLTDGEATIGVTAGDTILSNAKRALGAASLFGLAFGDDADFLLLKRLALDNRGVARMVYEDADAALQLKGFYDEVASPLLSDIQLSYLDDQAFDITCSLFPNYFQGSELVVAGKVKPGVKDLKVSMSAIDAKQHVKLENDVLISQTEGNEIEESPDCSAGLEGIVSFVHRLWAYYTIKELLLAKMNTTDPATQRLLAEKATNLSLKYNFVTPVTSLVVVKPDEDGAAQISTTAKPTTITTTATTTAITKIASTVAKKPSSPPNLRPNKTKPDHPQPPPSKKSSQPTSKEKTALSKKTAPTSSPSSVKTAPAPFSGKKPPGNDSRIAPPPSPPAGKILTSLLNALKTASPPAPGKVSTPQPLKTTSSTPATTLTFTTSATPPVSSVRTETPPPPGRPSLTQHSTALPTVKEVAPSQEAENSTSAPDVQQHAVVTALSPFTSTVDDTNSSSEMDSSIATLVSATFAPMPWVTDGPRLWEAAGLLDVSTFIQRKDIDLVKDYDATYDYDYDLTYDAWDDTADTDSFDPPFRLSTVRVFSSSVDGDPHFVVQLPKLHQNLCFTVDGRANDVVRLLEDPERGIIVDGRLMGAPSKLGAGDRSRTYFDLLTISSSSPGGSVDIMITLSLDDAVVEGEGRDTLPINQQGSVRRKGVAVTVDDHQSCWIELDHDVRFLALFHQYKHPSYLQKAHLGFYIIDGRGLSTSTQGLLGQFQHSDISVTAVKDHQDGVANQEASSSRGILRWGSKHMSVTLQDKMLKDTTQKRHTGKCWVVPKAEVERLLGHPYQSYVVDHVEF; this is translated from the exons ATGGATAGGATGAACTTCACACTTCGCTGCTTTCTTATTTTCATCTCTTTGTATCTGCGAGAGGGATTATCGGTGGAGAATGACGCGAATCTTGGTTCACAG AGAGCAAAACGTCAAAGCAGACCAACAAAACCAGCG CTGAAGGTGACAGAGTACCATGTGAGGTGTTCGGTGGTGTCCCGCTACGCTGTGACAACAGTCCAGAGCTCGGTGTGGAACCAGCTCCCCATCACCAAGGAGGCTGCCTTTGAGGTGGATCTGCCCTCATCTGCGTTCATCTCCAACTTCACCAT CACGTCCAGCGGCAAGGTGtacgtggcccaggtgaaggaaaGAGCTGCTGCCAGGAAAATTTACGACGCTGCGAAGAAGCAAGGAAGAACGGCCGGACTTGTTGCTACCAA ggagagagagattgagaAGTTTCGTGTAGCGGTGAGCGTCCCATCAGGAGCTCGGTTGCTGTTCTCCTTGACATACGAGGAGCTGTTACCACGACGACTTGGCCGCTACGAGCTTGTTCTGGGTCTGAGGCCCGGACAACCTGTGCAGAACCTCACGCTAGATGTCAGTATAACAGAGAGGACTGGCTTCAGTTTCATCAAAGTCCTTCCTCTCAAGACCAGCCGGCTCCTCACTGGCACAGCTCAAG GCGACACAGATGTCCCCGCCTCCACTCACCTGGAGCAGAGCGCCGATTGTGCTCGGATTCGCTACAGTCCTACTTTACAGCAGCAGAACAGCATCTCCTCCAAAGGTCTAAACGCGGACTTCATCATCCAGTATGACGTCGAACTGAGAGACCTGATCGGGGAAGTCCAG GTGCAGGATGGGTACTTCGTACATTACTTTGCACCCAGGGGACTTCCTGTGGTTCCCAAGGATGTTATCTTTGTCATCGATGTCAGCGGATCGATGATTGGCACCAAGATAAAACAG ACCAAACAGGCCATGAGCACCATTCTGGGGGACCTGAGAGAGGGAGACCACTTCAACATCATCACCTTCTCAGACAAGGTTCACACCTGGAGGAAAGGACGGACGGTACGGGCGACTCGGCAGAACGTCCGAGATGCCAAAGACTACGTGAAGAGGATCATTGCAGAAGGAT GGACCAACATCAACGCGGCTCTGCTTTCAGCCGCCCAGCTCGTCAATCCTCCGTCCTCTTCCAGCCACCTCCAATCCCGTCGGGTTCCTCTGGTGATCTTCCTCACCGATGGGGAGGCAACCATCGGCGTAACCGCTGGGGACACCATACTCAGTAATGCCAAGAGGGCTTTGGGTGCCGCCTCTCTGTTCGGCCTTGCCTTCGGAGATGATGCGGACTTCCTCCTTTTGAAGCGGCTCGCTCTGGATAACCGAGGTGTGGCTAGGATGGTGTACGAGGATGCAGATGCAGCCCTGCAGCTGAAGGGCTTCTATGATGAAGTGGCCAGTCCCCTGCTATCAGACATCCAGTTGTCTTACCTAGACGATCAGGCTTTTGACATCACTTGTTCCCTTTTCCCAAACTACTTCCAAGGCTCCGAATTGGTGGTGGCCGGAAAGGTCAAACCAGGGGTCAAAGATTTGAAGGTGTCCATGTCTGCCATTGATGCAAAGCAACACGTCAAATTGGAGAATGACGTGTTGATATCGCAAACGGAGGGGAATGAGATTGAGGAGTCACCGGATTGTTCAGCAGGCCTGGAAGGAATCGTTAGCTTTGTGCACCGTCTCTGGGCGTATTACACCATCAAAGAGCTGCTTCTGGCCAAAATGAACACTACTGATCCCGCGACTCAAAGGTTACTGGCAGAAAAAGCCACCAACCTATCCCTCAAATATAACTTTGTAACACCGGTTACTTCTTTAGTTGTGGTGAAACCAGATGAAGATGGAGCAGCACAAATATCAACCACTGCAAAGCCCACCACCATAACCACAACTGCAACGACTACCGCCATCACCAAAATAGCATCTACTGTTGCCAAGAAGCCCAGCTCACCTCCTAACCTCAggccaaacaaaacaaaaccagatcATCCCCAGCCACCACCATCTAAAAAGTCATCACAGCCGACTTCCAAAGAAAAGACGGCGCTTTCCAAGAAAACCGCACCAACCTCGAGTCCGAGCTCTGTCAAAACCGCCCCGGCACCGTTCTCCGGTAAAAAACCACCAGGAAACGATTCCAGAATTGCtccccctccatctcctcctgctgGTAAGATACTTACCTCTCTGCTTAACGCTCTGAAAACAGCATCACCCCCCGCACCTGGGAAGGTCTCCACCCCCCAGCCCTTGAAAACCACTTCCTCAACACCCGCCACGACATTAACATTCACCACCAGCGCCACACCTCCAGTCTCTTCAGTGAGAACTGAAACTCCACCCCCACCGGGAAGACCATCTCTAACACAGCACAGCACAGCCCTGCCTACCGTCAAAGAGGTTGCGCCCTCCCAAGAGGCAGAAAACAGCACATCTGCCCCAGATGTTCAGCAGCATGCAGTTGTCACTGCTCTGTCTCCGTTCACCTCCACTGTGGACGACACCAACTCAAGCTCAGAGATGGACTCGAGCATTGCCACCTTGGTGTCGGCCACCTTTGCCCCTATGCCCTGGGTAACAGATGGGCCACGGCTGTGGGAAGCAGCAGGACTTCTGG ATGTCTCTACTTTCATTCAGAGAAAAG ATATCGACCTTGTGAAAG ATTATGATGCGACGTACGACTACGACTACGACCTGACCTACGATGCCT GGGATGATACGGCCGACACAGATTCATTTG ATCCTCCATTCAGACTGAGTACTGTACGGGTCTTCTCCTCATCAG TCGATGGAGATCCTCATTTCGTGGTCCAGCTACCAAAGCTGCATCAAAACCTGTGTTTCACCGTAGACGGCAGGGCCAATGACGTCGTCCGACTGTTGGAGGACCCAGAGAGAG GAATCATCGTTGACGGCCGCCTGATGGGGGCTCCTTCCAAACTTGGCGCCGGAGACCGCTCCAGGACTTACTTTGACCTGCTCACCATTTCCTCATCCTCCCCTGGAGGCTCAGTTGACATCATGATCACCCTCTCATTGGACGATGCCgtggtggagggggaggggcgggATACCCTCCCCATTAATCAGCAGGGGTCTGTAAGGAGGAAGGGAGTGGCTGTCACCGTGGATGACCATCAGAGCTGCTGGATTGAGCTGGATCACGACGTACGGTTTCTCGCCCTGTTCCACCAGTATAAACACCCCAGCTATCTGCAGAAAGCTCATCTGGGGTTTTACATCATAGATGGGCGGGGCTTGTCCACTTCAACCCAAGGCTTACTGG GCCAGTTTCAGCATTCCGACATCAGCGTCACCGCGGTGAAGGACCACCAGGATGGAGTCGCTAACCAGGAAGCATCTTCATCCCGGGGCATCTTGAGATGGGGGTCAAAACACATGTCGGTCACCCTCCAAGACAAGATGCTGAAAGACACAACGCAGAAACGCCACACGGGCAAGTGCTGGGTGGTGCCTAAGGCGGAGGTGGAGAGACTACTGGGCCATCCATACCAGAGCTACGTGGTGGATCATGTGGAGTTCTAG
- the gdi1 gene encoding rab GDP dissociation inhibitor alpha gives MDEEYDVIVLGTGLTECILSGIMSVNGKKVLHMDRNPYYGGESSSITPLEELYKRFNLPDTPPESMGRGRDWNVDLIPKFLMANGQLVKMLLYTEVTRYLDFKVVEGSFVYKGGKIYKVPSTETEALASNLMGMFEKRRFRKFLVFVANFDENDPKTFEGMDPKATTMRDVYKKFDLGQDVIDFTGHALALYRTDDYLDVACLETINRIKLYSESLARYGKSPYLYPLYGLGELPQGFARLSAIYGGTYMLNKPVDEIVMEGGHVVGVKSEGEVARCKQLICDPSYIPDRVRKAGQVIRVICVLSHPIKNTNDANSCQIIIPQNQVNRNSDIYVCMISYAHNVAAQGKYIAIVSTTVETSEPEAEIEPALELLEPIDQKFVAISDLYEPTDDGTESQVFASRSYDATTHFETTCNDIKDIYKRMTGSDFDFENMKRKQNDVFGEDEQ, from the exons ATGGATGAGGAATATGATGTGATCGTTCTGGGCACCGGGCTCACG GAATGCATTCTGTCCGGGATCATGTCTGTGAATGGGAAAAAGGTTCTACACATGGACAGGAACCCCTACTACGGTGGCGAGAGCTCGTCCATCACCCCTCTGGAGGAG CTGTACAAACGCTTCAATCTTCCAGACACTCCACCTGAGTCCATGGGCAGAGGAAGGGACTGGAATGTTGACCTTATCCCCAAGTTCCTGATGGCCAACG GCCAGCTTGTGAAGATGCTGCTATACACAGAGGTGACACGATACCTGGATTTCAAGGTAGTGGAGGGAAGCTTTGTCTACAAAGGAGGAAAGATCTACAAGGTGCCGTCGACCGAGACTGAGGCGCTAGCTTCAA ATCTGATGGGAATGTTTGAGAAGCGTAGGTTTCGGAAGTTTTTAGTCTTTGTGGCCAACTTTGATGAGAACGACCCCAAGACCTTTGAGGGCATGGATCCCAAAGCCACCACGATGAGAGATGTTTACAAGAAGTTTGACCTTGGTCAGGACGTCATTGACTTCACCGGCCACGCCCTGGCCCTCTACAGGACGGATGA CTATCTGGACGTTGCCTGTTTGGAGACGATCAATCGTATTAAGCTGTACAGTGAATCTCTGGCCCGCTATGGGAAGAGCCCCTACCTCTACCCCCTGTATGGTCTGGGGGAGCTGCCGCAGGGATTTGCAAG attGAGCGCCATCTACGGTGGAACCTACATGCTGAACAAACCAGTCGATGAGATAGTGATGGAGGGGGGCCACGTGGTTGGAGTGAAGTCCGAGGGCGAG GTGGCTCGCTGTAAGCAGCTCATCTGCGACCCCAGCTACATCCCAGACCGCGTCCGTAAGGCGGGTCAGGTGATCCGCGTGATCTGCGTCCTCAGTCACCCCATCAAAAACACCAATGATGCAAACTCCTGCCAGATCATCATCCCTCAGAATCAGGTTAACCGCAACTCAG ACATCTATGTGTGCATGATCTCCTATGCTCACAATGTGGCGGCGCAGGGAAAGTACATCGCCATTGTCAGCACCACAGTGGAAACCAGTGAGCCCGAAGCGGAGATAGAGCCGgccctggagctgctggaaccCATCGACCAGAA gTTTGTGGCTATTAGTGACCTTTATGAGCCCACAGATGATGGCACTGAGAGCCAG GTGTTCGCCTCGCGGTCCTACGACGCCACCACTCACTTCGAGACCACCTGCAACGACATCAAGGACATCTACAAGCGCATGACCGGGAGCGACTTTGACTTTGAGAACATGAAGCGCAAACAGAACGATGTGTTTGGGGAGGATGAGCAGTGA
- the atp6ap1b gene encoding V-type proton ATPase subunit S1b, whose product MKMSGSRCRSSKRLIIFHVFFFTFAATGSSTPQVPVLIWSSEGLPPLASPAAGHITTHDQLASYLNSAFGSGPHTVLLFLQDKLSKDDFTVFGGVYGNKQDSVFQNLEAALQSSSSSVTLPALAWSGYSAVPSLLEEKLGVSPLLVDADTLSHLSINKSVSNLLLISLSYCTGAQMSCKEVLHANDVIIGEVMSIMKLKSVPYTAVYTGRQPSRVIPESSISHRPMGRTLLQMVQSDDRPPIMYNSSNSTCIMLWAQSLNISLSRTSSWIDLMNETASLEGSVCNGTHSRLVLNYADRYVLSFDMTQRMYPVSGRNWFTLDTVQLQVNGQTATFNGGRGIYAPAEYSFHCESVTSFRDALLVPSGSLGNSSDWRLNFVDFQIQGFGLNNGTVFSYASDCASFFTPGIWMGLLTTLLLLLILVYGLHMIMQLNTMDRFDDPKGPTISVPQTE is encoded by the exons atgaaaatgtcaggATCGAGGTGCAGGAGTTCGAAGAGATTAAtaatttttcatgtctttttcttcacttttgcGGCAACAGGCAGCTCAACCCCACAAGTTCCGGTTCTGATATGGTCCAGTGAAGG CCTTCCGCCTCTGGCCTCACCTGCAGCCGGTCACATCACCACCCATGACCAGTTGGCCTCCTACCTGAACTCTGCCTTTGGCTCCGGGCCCCACACTGTTCTACTGTTTCTGCAGGACAAG TTAAGTAAAGATGACTTCACAGTCTTCGGCGGAGTATATGGAAACAAGCAGGACAGCGTCTTTCAAAACCTGGAG GCTGCCCTGCAGTCCTCTTCCTCATCGGTGACGCTTCCAGCATTAGCGTGGTCGGGCTATTCTGCCGTCCCgtctctgctggaggagaaacTCGGCGTCTCACCTCTGCTTGTAGACGCGGACACTCTGTCACATCTCAGCATCAACAAGTCTGTCAGCAACCTGCTGCTGATCAGTCTTTCATACTGCACTGG GGCGCAAATGTCTTGCAAGGAAGTTCTACATGCCAATG ATGTGATTATTGGGGAAGTTATGAGTATCATGAAGCTCAAAAGTGTCCCATACACTGCAGTTTACACCGGACGCCAGCCATCACGA GTGATTCCAGAGTCCTCCATCTCTCACCGGCCTATGGGGCGGACTTTGCTTCAAATGGTCCAATCAGATGACAGGCCACCCATCATGTATAATTCATCCAATTCTACTTGCATAATGCTCTGGGCTCAGAGTCTCAACATCAGCCTCTCCAGAACATCATCATGGATCGACCTCATGAACGAGACTGCTTCTCTGGAGGGGTCTGTATGTAACGGCACACACTCACG GCTTGTTCTTAATTATGCAGACCGTTATGTACTTAG TTTTGACATGACTCAGCGGATGTATCCTGTGTCTGGGCGGAACTGGTTCACGCTGGACACGGTGCAGCTGCAGGTTAACGGTCAAACTGCCACGTTCAACGGGGGACGGGGTATCTACGCCCCTGCTGAGTATTCCTTCCACTGCGAGTCTGTCACCAGCTTCCGAGATGCTCTGCTCGTGCCGAGCGGCTCCCTGGGGAACTCCTCAGACTGGAGGCTCAATTTTGTCGACTTCCAG ATCCAGGGCTTCGGTTTGAACAACGGTACAGTTTTTTCCTACGCCAGTGACTGCGCCAGCTTCTTCACTCCAGGGATTTGGATGGGGCTTCTGACGACGCTGCTCCTGCTGTTGATCTTGGTGTATGGTCTGCACATGATTATGCAGTTAAACACCATGGATCGATTCGACGACCCCAAAGGTCCCACGATTTCAGTGCCTCAGACGGAGTGA
- the si:ch211-66i15.4 gene encoding ciliary microtubule-associated protein 3 has translation MPAASGPRICFGTGQERKLFPLHYAPDRLGNQMSRQVAPLLGPGCYGNHEFGTILYDLLKKPQSKKGFGLSARTAARFPPCVQRVTPSPQQYQPDQSQSTVPPPGRTPFNSTTRRFRSRWSTAEDTPGPGTYAHDEARNRKVQWPMCFGRPDWSRLPQLEKKSLRVKLQPDEAFVKHRSRVAYLNLYY, from the exons ATGCCAGCAGCTTCAGGGCCGAGGATCTGTTTCGGTACCGGTCAGGAGAGGAAACTCTTTCCGCTCCATTACGCTCCGGACCGGCTGGGGAACCAAATGTCACGACAGGTAGCGCCGCTTCTCGGCCCTGGTTGCTATGGTAACCACGAG TTTGGAACCATTCTTTACGATCTACTGAAGAAGCCGCAGAGTAAGAAAGGATTCGGTCTGTCTGCCAGGACTGCAGCTCGGTTCCCTCCCTGTGTTCAG aGGGTGACACCTTCCCCCCAGCAGTACCAGCCGGATCAAAGTCAGTCTACAGTCCCCCCACCCGGTAGGACACCCTTCAACTCGACCACACGGAGGTTCAGGAGCAGGTGGAGCACAGCTGAGGACACCCCGGG TCCCGGGACCTACGCTCATGATGAGGCCCGGAACAGGAAGGTTCAGTGGCCCATGTGCTTCGGGAGGCCAGACTGGTCCAGGCTGCCTCAGCTGGAGAAGAAGTCGCTCCGGGTAAAG CTGCAGCCTGACGAGGCGTTCGTGAAGCACAGGAGCAGAGTGGCATATTTGAATTTGTACTATTAA